The following proteins are co-located in the Salvelinus namaycush isolate Seneca chromosome 33, SaNama_1.0, whole genome shotgun sequence genome:
- the and1 gene encoding actinodin1 isoform X1, producing the protein MAGRSRTWFSGVFTAALLATILLPEFLSAWPVFQKLNGHVGDATEETAVAMASARRLVRNRRNISWYKQHSDFWSWYKYFTDNGNTEAVQELDRVYLAYLQNKNRAEGRRSYKAYLGHLGDIYKACADSEDPNCVASATSRQKPETPKAPPKPAPVKACDPYRDPYCLYAAKSQPPPGPVKAPAPNYVRSPVAVKEHSGYYYSPAVQPFLSKEQKAELLRICSAEDVDCLQYHLRAAFGHNPSAGPLPSYAHLGCDPKDPTCKPQLVQKAPSGLFRRYPNCDPRDPRCAYAASLQAPRAPAPPAPAGPGSCNPLFEDGCNPLTATKYATAPEEFKEEHKDEPAAMRAAPPGPEQRSDPFAMYSDAYANANGNRQGSAPSAQASDPYAMYRQRSAPSAQASDPYAMYRQGSAHSAQASDPYAMYRQGSAPSAQASDPYAMYRQGSAPSAQASDPYAMYRQGSAPSAQASDPYAMYRQGSAPSAQASDPYAMYRQASAPSALASDPYAMYRQAITNAQANDPYTMYRQANANDPLVMYREAAASMHRHVPPSPPQQDPAPPPRYEEATQEDRHPLGPRGKTKEGYECFIGYDQECYPIARAEPRSGAHRNTAYPAEPYEPHLNADGSRNGVLEPSDPDCDPEYDTNCRLRRYEPQEDLLPDANAQAVHQGDPQHSRDHSNNQGEPERESEADSEPYQSGQEETYGAYPPPSQGLSYGSYPSPQQGMPSFQDMLRGYGDQYPEQDNHRAYAADYRQK; encoded by the exons AtggctggaaggagcagaacGTGGTTCTCTGGTGTGTTCACTGCTGCTCTGCTGGCCACCATACTGCTGCCTG AATTCCTGTCGGCATGGCCGGTGTTTCAGAAGCTCAATGGACATG TAGGGGATGCCACTGAAGAGACAGCGGTTGCCATGGCATCGGCAAGGAGGCTTGTCCGTAACCGTAGAAACATCAGCTGGTACAAGCAACACTCAGACTTCTGGAGCTGGTACAAATACTTCACGGACAATGGAAACACGGAGGCA gTTCAGGAGCTGGACAGGGTCTACCTGGCCTACCTCCAGAATAAGAACCGTGCTGAGGGACGTCGCTCTTATAAGGCCTACCTGGGCCACCTAGGGGACATCTACAAGGCCTGCGCCGACTCAGAGGACCCAAACTGCGTGGCCTCGGCTACTAGCCGGCAAAAACCTGAAACCCCCAAGGCCCCTCCTAAGCCCGCCCCTGTCAAGGCCTGTGACCCCTACAG AGACCCATATTGTCTGTATGCTGCCAAGAGCCAGCCCCCACCTGGCCCGGTCAAGGCCCCAGCCCCCAATTATGTGCGCTCCCCTGTGGCTGTTAAAGAACATTCTGGGTACTACTACTCCCCCGCTGTGCAGCCCTTCCTGTCCAAG GAGCAGAAGGCGGAGCTGCTGCGTATCTGTTCAGCGGAGGACGTGGACTGTCTCCAGTACCACCTGAGAGCTGCTTTCGGCCACAATCCCTCCGCTGGGCCCCTGCCCTCCTACGCCCACCTGGGCTGTGACCCGAAAGACCCCACCTGTAAACCCCAGCTGGTCCAAAAAGCTCCTTCCGGCCTCTTCCGCCGTTACCCCAACTGTGACCCCAGAGACCCTCGCTGCGCCTACGCTGCATCCCTACAG GCACCCCGTGCCCCTGCTCCCCCCGCCCCGGCGGGTCCTGGTTCCTGCAACCCTCTGTTTGAGGACGGTTGTAACCCTCTCACCGCAACCAAGTACGCCACGGCACCAGAGGAGTTCAAGGAAGAACACAAAGATGAACCCGCCGCAATGCGTGCTGCGCCCCCAGGTCCCGAGCAACGCAGCGACCCATTCGCTATGTACAGCGATGCTTATGCTAACGCTAATGGTAACCGCCAAGGCAGTGCTCCCAGCGCTCAAGCTAGTGACCCATATGCCATGTACCGCCAACGCAGTGCTCCCAGCGCTCAAGCTAGCGACCCATATGCCATGTACCGCCAAGGCAGTGCTCACAGCGCTCAAGCTAGCGACCCATATGCCATGTACCGCCAAGGCAGTGCTCCCAGCGCTCAAGCTAGCGACCCATACGCCATGTACCGCCAAGGCAGTGCTCCCAGCGCTCAAGCTAGTGACCCATATGCCATGTACCGCCAAGGCAGTGCTCCCAGCGCTCAAGCTAGTGACCCATATGCCATGTACCGCCAAGGCAGTGCTCCCAGCGCTCAAGCTAGTGACCCATATGCCATGTACCGCCAAGCCAGTGCTCCCAGCGCTCTAGCTAGTGACCCATACGCCATGTACCGCCAAGCTATCACTAATGCTCAAGCTAACGACCCATACACCATGTACAGGCAGGCTAATGCTAACGATCCCTTAGTAATGTACCGTGAAGCTGCGGCCTCCATGCACAGACATGTCCCCCCCTCCCCGCCGCAGCAGGACCCCGCCCCCCCTCCCCGCTATGAGGAGGCCACACAGGAGGATCGCCACCCGCTGGGCCCCCGGGGAAAGACCAAGGAGGGCTATGAATGCTTCATCGGCTACGACCAGGAGTGCTACCCAATAGCCCGTGCAGAGCCGCGTTCTGGCGCCCACCGTAACACCGCCTACCCCGCCGAGCCCTACGAGCCGCATCTCAATGCCGATGGATCACGGAACGGAGTTCTGGAGCCTTCTGACCCCGACTGTGACCCGGAGTACGACACCAACTGCCGCCTGCGTCGCTATGAACCCCAGGAGGATCTGCTGCCAGACGCCAACGCCCAAGCTGTACACCAGGGGGACCCACAGCACAGCCGGGACCATAGCAACAACCAGggggagccagagagagaaagcgaggcaGATTCAGAGCCATACCAGAGTGGCCAGGAGGAGACATACGGGGCTTACCCCCCTCCCTCGCAGGGGCTGTCATACGGGTCCTACCCCTCACCCCAGCAGGGTATGCCCAGCTTCCAGGACATGCTGAGAGGATACGGAGACCAGTACCCTGAACAGGATAACCACAGAGCATACGCTGCTGACTACCGCCaaaaataa
- the and1 gene encoding actinodin1 isoform X3, with amino-acid sequence MAGRSRTWFSGVFTAALLATILLPVGDATEETAVAMASARRLVRNRRNISWYKQHSDFWSWYKYFTDNGNTEAVQELDRVYLAYLQNKNRAEGRRSYKAYLGHLGDIYKACADSEDPNCVASATSRQKPETPKAPPKPAPVKACDPYRDPYCLYAAKSQPPPGPVKAPAPNYVRSPVAVKEHSGYYYSPAVQPFLSKEQKAELLRICSAEDVDCLQYHLRAAFGHNPSAGPLPSYAHLGCDPKDPTCKPQLVQKAPSGLFRRYPNCDPRDPRCAYAASLQAPRAPAPPAPAGPGSCNPLFEDGCNPLTATKYATAPEEFKEEHKDEPAAMRAAPPGPEQRSDPFAMYSDAYANANGNRQGSAPSAQASDPYAMYRQRSAPSAQASDPYAMYRQGSAHSAQASDPYAMYRQGSAPSAQASDPYAMYRQGSAPSAQASDPYAMYRQGSAPSAQASDPYAMYRQGSAPSAQASDPYAMYRQASAPSALASDPYAMYRQAITNAQANDPYTMYRQANANDPLVMYREAAASMHRHVPPSPPQQDPAPPPRYEEATQEDRHPLGPRGKTKEGYECFIGYDQECYPIARAEPRSGAHRNTAYPAEPYEPHLNADGSRNGVLEPSDPDCDPEYDTNCRLRRYEPQEDLLPDANAQAVHQGDPQHSRDHSNNQGEPERESEADSEPYQSGQEETYGAYPPPSQGLSYGSYPSPQQGMPSFQDMLRGYGDQYPEQDNHRAYAADYRQK; translated from the exons AtggctggaaggagcagaacGTGGTTCTCTGGTGTGTTCACTGCTGCTCTGCTGGCCACCATACTGCTGCCTG TAGGGGATGCCACTGAAGAGACAGCGGTTGCCATGGCATCGGCAAGGAGGCTTGTCCGTAACCGTAGAAACATCAGCTGGTACAAGCAACACTCAGACTTCTGGAGCTGGTACAAATACTTCACGGACAATGGAAACACGGAGGCA gTTCAGGAGCTGGACAGGGTCTACCTGGCCTACCTCCAGAATAAGAACCGTGCTGAGGGACGTCGCTCTTATAAGGCCTACCTGGGCCACCTAGGGGACATCTACAAGGCCTGCGCCGACTCAGAGGACCCAAACTGCGTGGCCTCGGCTACTAGCCGGCAAAAACCTGAAACCCCCAAGGCCCCTCCTAAGCCCGCCCCTGTCAAGGCCTGTGACCCCTACAG AGACCCATATTGTCTGTATGCTGCCAAGAGCCAGCCCCCACCTGGCCCGGTCAAGGCCCCAGCCCCCAATTATGTGCGCTCCCCTGTGGCTGTTAAAGAACATTCTGGGTACTACTACTCCCCCGCTGTGCAGCCCTTCCTGTCCAAG GAGCAGAAGGCGGAGCTGCTGCGTATCTGTTCAGCGGAGGACGTGGACTGTCTCCAGTACCACCTGAGAGCTGCTTTCGGCCACAATCCCTCCGCTGGGCCCCTGCCCTCCTACGCCCACCTGGGCTGTGACCCGAAAGACCCCACCTGTAAACCCCAGCTGGTCCAAAAAGCTCCTTCCGGCCTCTTCCGCCGTTACCCCAACTGTGACCCCAGAGACCCTCGCTGCGCCTACGCTGCATCCCTACAG GCACCCCGTGCCCCTGCTCCCCCCGCCCCGGCGGGTCCTGGTTCCTGCAACCCTCTGTTTGAGGACGGTTGTAACCCTCTCACCGCAACCAAGTACGCCACGGCACCAGAGGAGTTCAAGGAAGAACACAAAGATGAACCCGCCGCAATGCGTGCTGCGCCCCCAGGTCCCGAGCAACGCAGCGACCCATTCGCTATGTACAGCGATGCTTATGCTAACGCTAATGGTAACCGCCAAGGCAGTGCTCCCAGCGCTCAAGCTAGTGACCCATATGCCATGTACCGCCAACGCAGTGCTCCCAGCGCTCAAGCTAGCGACCCATATGCCATGTACCGCCAAGGCAGTGCTCACAGCGCTCAAGCTAGCGACCCATATGCCATGTACCGCCAAGGCAGTGCTCCCAGCGCTCAAGCTAGCGACCCATACGCCATGTACCGCCAAGGCAGTGCTCCCAGCGCTCAAGCTAGTGACCCATATGCCATGTACCGCCAAGGCAGTGCTCCCAGCGCTCAAGCTAGTGACCCATATGCCATGTACCGCCAAGGCAGTGCTCCCAGCGCTCAAGCTAGTGACCCATATGCCATGTACCGCCAAGCCAGTGCTCCCAGCGCTCTAGCTAGTGACCCATACGCCATGTACCGCCAAGCTATCACTAATGCTCAAGCTAACGACCCATACACCATGTACAGGCAGGCTAATGCTAACGATCCCTTAGTAATGTACCGTGAAGCTGCGGCCTCCATGCACAGACATGTCCCCCCCTCCCCGCCGCAGCAGGACCCCGCCCCCCCTCCCCGCTATGAGGAGGCCACACAGGAGGATCGCCACCCGCTGGGCCCCCGGGGAAAGACCAAGGAGGGCTATGAATGCTTCATCGGCTACGACCAGGAGTGCTACCCAATAGCCCGTGCAGAGCCGCGTTCTGGCGCCCACCGTAACACCGCCTACCCCGCCGAGCCCTACGAGCCGCATCTCAATGCCGATGGATCACGGAACGGAGTTCTGGAGCCTTCTGACCCCGACTGTGACCCGGAGTACGACACCAACTGCCGCCTGCGTCGCTATGAACCCCAGGAGGATCTGCTGCCAGACGCCAACGCCCAAGCTGTACACCAGGGGGACCCACAGCACAGCCGGGACCATAGCAACAACCAGggggagccagagagagaaagcgaggcaGATTCAGAGCCATACCAGAGTGGCCAGGAGGAGACATACGGGGCTTACCCCCCTCCCTCGCAGGGGCTGTCATACGGGTCCTACCCCTCACCCCAGCAGGGTATGCCCAGCTTCCAGGACATGCTGAGAGGATACGGAGACCAGTACCCTGAACAGGATAACCACAGAGCATACGCTGCTGACTACCGCCaaaaataa
- the cops9 gene encoding COP9 signalosome complex subunit 9: MKPAVDEMFPEGAGPYVDLDEAGGSSGLLMDLAANEKAVHSDFFNDFEDLFDDEDLQ, from the exons ATGAAACCAGCGGTGGACGAGATGTTCCCTGAAGGCGCCGGGCCTTATGTGGATCTAGACGAG GCAGGGGGCAGCAGCGGTCTGCTCATGGACCTGGCAGCAAATGAGAAAGCAGTGCACTCAGACTTCTTTAACG ACTTCGAGGATTTGTTTGATGATGAGGACCTGCAGTGA
- the and1 gene encoding actinodin1 isoform X2 — MAGRSRTWFSGVFTAALLATILLPEFLSAWPVFQKLNGHGDATEETAVAMASARRLVRNRRNISWYKQHSDFWSWYKYFTDNGNTEAVQELDRVYLAYLQNKNRAEGRRSYKAYLGHLGDIYKACADSEDPNCVASATSRQKPETPKAPPKPAPVKACDPYRDPYCLYAAKSQPPPGPVKAPAPNYVRSPVAVKEHSGYYYSPAVQPFLSKEQKAELLRICSAEDVDCLQYHLRAAFGHNPSAGPLPSYAHLGCDPKDPTCKPQLVQKAPSGLFRRYPNCDPRDPRCAYAASLQAPRAPAPPAPAGPGSCNPLFEDGCNPLTATKYATAPEEFKEEHKDEPAAMRAAPPGPEQRSDPFAMYSDAYANANGNRQGSAPSAQASDPYAMYRQRSAPSAQASDPYAMYRQGSAHSAQASDPYAMYRQGSAPSAQASDPYAMYRQGSAPSAQASDPYAMYRQGSAPSAQASDPYAMYRQGSAPSAQASDPYAMYRQASAPSALASDPYAMYRQAITNAQANDPYTMYRQANANDPLVMYREAAASMHRHVPPSPPQQDPAPPPRYEEATQEDRHPLGPRGKTKEGYECFIGYDQECYPIARAEPRSGAHRNTAYPAEPYEPHLNADGSRNGVLEPSDPDCDPEYDTNCRLRRYEPQEDLLPDANAQAVHQGDPQHSRDHSNNQGEPERESEADSEPYQSGQEETYGAYPPPSQGLSYGSYPSPQQGMPSFQDMLRGYGDQYPEQDNHRAYAADYRQK; from the exons AtggctggaaggagcagaacGTGGTTCTCTGGTGTGTTCACTGCTGCTCTGCTGGCCACCATACTGCTGCCTG AATTCCTGTCGGCATGGCCGGTGTTTCAGAAGCTCAATGGACATG GGGATGCCACTGAAGAGACAGCGGTTGCCATGGCATCGGCAAGGAGGCTTGTCCGTAACCGTAGAAACATCAGCTGGTACAAGCAACACTCAGACTTCTGGAGCTGGTACAAATACTTCACGGACAATGGAAACACGGAGGCA gTTCAGGAGCTGGACAGGGTCTACCTGGCCTACCTCCAGAATAAGAACCGTGCTGAGGGACGTCGCTCTTATAAGGCCTACCTGGGCCACCTAGGGGACATCTACAAGGCCTGCGCCGACTCAGAGGACCCAAACTGCGTGGCCTCGGCTACTAGCCGGCAAAAACCTGAAACCCCCAAGGCCCCTCCTAAGCCCGCCCCTGTCAAGGCCTGTGACCCCTACAG AGACCCATATTGTCTGTATGCTGCCAAGAGCCAGCCCCCACCTGGCCCGGTCAAGGCCCCAGCCCCCAATTATGTGCGCTCCCCTGTGGCTGTTAAAGAACATTCTGGGTACTACTACTCCCCCGCTGTGCAGCCCTTCCTGTCCAAG GAGCAGAAGGCGGAGCTGCTGCGTATCTGTTCAGCGGAGGACGTGGACTGTCTCCAGTACCACCTGAGAGCTGCTTTCGGCCACAATCCCTCCGCTGGGCCCCTGCCCTCCTACGCCCACCTGGGCTGTGACCCGAAAGACCCCACCTGTAAACCCCAGCTGGTCCAAAAAGCTCCTTCCGGCCTCTTCCGCCGTTACCCCAACTGTGACCCCAGAGACCCTCGCTGCGCCTACGCTGCATCCCTACAG GCACCCCGTGCCCCTGCTCCCCCCGCCCCGGCGGGTCCTGGTTCCTGCAACCCTCTGTTTGAGGACGGTTGTAACCCTCTCACCGCAACCAAGTACGCCACGGCACCAGAGGAGTTCAAGGAAGAACACAAAGATGAACCCGCCGCAATGCGTGCTGCGCCCCCAGGTCCCGAGCAACGCAGCGACCCATTCGCTATGTACAGCGATGCTTATGCTAACGCTAATGGTAACCGCCAAGGCAGTGCTCCCAGCGCTCAAGCTAGTGACCCATATGCCATGTACCGCCAACGCAGTGCTCCCAGCGCTCAAGCTAGCGACCCATATGCCATGTACCGCCAAGGCAGTGCTCACAGCGCTCAAGCTAGCGACCCATATGCCATGTACCGCCAAGGCAGTGCTCCCAGCGCTCAAGCTAGCGACCCATACGCCATGTACCGCCAAGGCAGTGCTCCCAGCGCTCAAGCTAGTGACCCATATGCCATGTACCGCCAAGGCAGTGCTCCCAGCGCTCAAGCTAGTGACCCATATGCCATGTACCGCCAAGGCAGTGCTCCCAGCGCTCAAGCTAGTGACCCATATGCCATGTACCGCCAAGCCAGTGCTCCCAGCGCTCTAGCTAGTGACCCATACGCCATGTACCGCCAAGCTATCACTAATGCTCAAGCTAACGACCCATACACCATGTACAGGCAGGCTAATGCTAACGATCCCTTAGTAATGTACCGTGAAGCTGCGGCCTCCATGCACAGACATGTCCCCCCCTCCCCGCCGCAGCAGGACCCCGCCCCCCCTCCCCGCTATGAGGAGGCCACACAGGAGGATCGCCACCCGCTGGGCCCCCGGGGAAAGACCAAGGAGGGCTATGAATGCTTCATCGGCTACGACCAGGAGTGCTACCCAATAGCCCGTGCAGAGCCGCGTTCTGGCGCCCACCGTAACACCGCCTACCCCGCCGAGCCCTACGAGCCGCATCTCAATGCCGATGGATCACGGAACGGAGTTCTGGAGCCTTCTGACCCCGACTGTGACCCGGAGTACGACACCAACTGCCGCCTGCGTCGCTATGAACCCCAGGAGGATCTGCTGCCAGACGCCAACGCCCAAGCTGTACACCAGGGGGACCCACAGCACAGCCGGGACCATAGCAACAACCAGggggagccagagagagaaagcgaggcaGATTCAGAGCCATACCAGAGTGGCCAGGAGGAGACATACGGGGCTTACCCCCCTCCCTCGCAGGGGCTGTCATACGGGTCCTACCCCTCACCCCAGCAGGGTATGCCCAGCTTCCAGGACATGCTGAGAGGATACGGAGACCAGTACCCTGAACAGGATAACCACAGAGCATACGCTGCTGACTACCGCCaaaaataa
- the and1 gene encoding actinodin1 isoform X4 translates to MAGRSRTWFSGVFTAALLATILLPGDATEETAVAMASARRLVRNRRNISWYKQHSDFWSWYKYFTDNGNTEAVQELDRVYLAYLQNKNRAEGRRSYKAYLGHLGDIYKACADSEDPNCVASATSRQKPETPKAPPKPAPVKACDPYRDPYCLYAAKSQPPPGPVKAPAPNYVRSPVAVKEHSGYYYSPAVQPFLSKEQKAELLRICSAEDVDCLQYHLRAAFGHNPSAGPLPSYAHLGCDPKDPTCKPQLVQKAPSGLFRRYPNCDPRDPRCAYAASLQAPRAPAPPAPAGPGSCNPLFEDGCNPLTATKYATAPEEFKEEHKDEPAAMRAAPPGPEQRSDPFAMYSDAYANANGNRQGSAPSAQASDPYAMYRQRSAPSAQASDPYAMYRQGSAHSAQASDPYAMYRQGSAPSAQASDPYAMYRQGSAPSAQASDPYAMYRQGSAPSAQASDPYAMYRQGSAPSAQASDPYAMYRQASAPSALASDPYAMYRQAITNAQANDPYTMYRQANANDPLVMYREAAASMHRHVPPSPPQQDPAPPPRYEEATQEDRHPLGPRGKTKEGYECFIGYDQECYPIARAEPRSGAHRNTAYPAEPYEPHLNADGSRNGVLEPSDPDCDPEYDTNCRLRRYEPQEDLLPDANAQAVHQGDPQHSRDHSNNQGEPERESEADSEPYQSGQEETYGAYPPPSQGLSYGSYPSPQQGMPSFQDMLRGYGDQYPEQDNHRAYAADYRQK, encoded by the exons AtggctggaaggagcagaacGTGGTTCTCTGGTGTGTTCACTGCTGCTCTGCTGGCCACCATACTGCTGCCTG GGGATGCCACTGAAGAGACAGCGGTTGCCATGGCATCGGCAAGGAGGCTTGTCCGTAACCGTAGAAACATCAGCTGGTACAAGCAACACTCAGACTTCTGGAGCTGGTACAAATACTTCACGGACAATGGAAACACGGAGGCA gTTCAGGAGCTGGACAGGGTCTACCTGGCCTACCTCCAGAATAAGAACCGTGCTGAGGGACGTCGCTCTTATAAGGCCTACCTGGGCCACCTAGGGGACATCTACAAGGCCTGCGCCGACTCAGAGGACCCAAACTGCGTGGCCTCGGCTACTAGCCGGCAAAAACCTGAAACCCCCAAGGCCCCTCCTAAGCCCGCCCCTGTCAAGGCCTGTGACCCCTACAG AGACCCATATTGTCTGTATGCTGCCAAGAGCCAGCCCCCACCTGGCCCGGTCAAGGCCCCAGCCCCCAATTATGTGCGCTCCCCTGTGGCTGTTAAAGAACATTCTGGGTACTACTACTCCCCCGCTGTGCAGCCCTTCCTGTCCAAG GAGCAGAAGGCGGAGCTGCTGCGTATCTGTTCAGCGGAGGACGTGGACTGTCTCCAGTACCACCTGAGAGCTGCTTTCGGCCACAATCCCTCCGCTGGGCCCCTGCCCTCCTACGCCCACCTGGGCTGTGACCCGAAAGACCCCACCTGTAAACCCCAGCTGGTCCAAAAAGCTCCTTCCGGCCTCTTCCGCCGTTACCCCAACTGTGACCCCAGAGACCCTCGCTGCGCCTACGCTGCATCCCTACAG GCACCCCGTGCCCCTGCTCCCCCCGCCCCGGCGGGTCCTGGTTCCTGCAACCCTCTGTTTGAGGACGGTTGTAACCCTCTCACCGCAACCAAGTACGCCACGGCACCAGAGGAGTTCAAGGAAGAACACAAAGATGAACCCGCCGCAATGCGTGCTGCGCCCCCAGGTCCCGAGCAACGCAGCGACCCATTCGCTATGTACAGCGATGCTTATGCTAACGCTAATGGTAACCGCCAAGGCAGTGCTCCCAGCGCTCAAGCTAGTGACCCATATGCCATGTACCGCCAACGCAGTGCTCCCAGCGCTCAAGCTAGCGACCCATATGCCATGTACCGCCAAGGCAGTGCTCACAGCGCTCAAGCTAGCGACCCATATGCCATGTACCGCCAAGGCAGTGCTCCCAGCGCTCAAGCTAGCGACCCATACGCCATGTACCGCCAAGGCAGTGCTCCCAGCGCTCAAGCTAGTGACCCATATGCCATGTACCGCCAAGGCAGTGCTCCCAGCGCTCAAGCTAGTGACCCATATGCCATGTACCGCCAAGGCAGTGCTCCCAGCGCTCAAGCTAGTGACCCATATGCCATGTACCGCCAAGCCAGTGCTCCCAGCGCTCTAGCTAGTGACCCATACGCCATGTACCGCCAAGCTATCACTAATGCTCAAGCTAACGACCCATACACCATGTACAGGCAGGCTAATGCTAACGATCCCTTAGTAATGTACCGTGAAGCTGCGGCCTCCATGCACAGACATGTCCCCCCCTCCCCGCCGCAGCAGGACCCCGCCCCCCCTCCCCGCTATGAGGAGGCCACACAGGAGGATCGCCACCCGCTGGGCCCCCGGGGAAAGACCAAGGAGGGCTATGAATGCTTCATCGGCTACGACCAGGAGTGCTACCCAATAGCCCGTGCAGAGCCGCGTTCTGGCGCCCACCGTAACACCGCCTACCCCGCCGAGCCCTACGAGCCGCATCTCAATGCCGATGGATCACGGAACGGAGTTCTGGAGCCTTCTGACCCCGACTGTGACCCGGAGTACGACACCAACTGCCGCCTGCGTCGCTATGAACCCCAGGAGGATCTGCTGCCAGACGCCAACGCCCAAGCTGTACACCAGGGGGACCCACAGCACAGCCGGGACCATAGCAACAACCAGggggagccagagagagaaagcgaggcaGATTCAGAGCCATACCAGAGTGGCCAGGAGGAGACATACGGGGCTTACCCCCCTCCCTCGCAGGGGCTGTCATACGGGTCCTACCCCTCACCCCAGCAGGGTATGCCCAGCTTCCAGGACATGCTGAGAGGATACGGAGACCAGTACCCTGAACAGGATAACCACAGAGCATACGCTGCTGACTACCGCCaaaaataa
- the apodb gene encoding apolipoprotein Db has product MHPLQVLCVVLVTASVAHAQTVHLGRCPTPPVQQDFNVTKYLGRWYEAEKLPAVFEREKCQQATYSLLCDRTHTLTHHRLYEVSQTINMNTHNQIFFKGDPYLVLSTDYSSFSLVYSCTDFLINFYVDFAWIVSRTRSLPSDVISRLHGNLEAIGVDLRCLTVSNQTACDTVA; this is encoded by the exons ATGCATCCTTTGCAG GTACTGTGTGTTGTCCTGGTTACCGCATCGGTTGCACATGCTCAGACCGTTCACCTGGGAAGATGCCCCACGCCCCCAGTTCAACAGGACTTCAACGTCACCA AATACCTGGGCAGGTGGTATGAGGCAGAGAAGCTGCCTGCTGTATTTGAGAGAGAGAAGTGCCAGCAGGCCACATACTCACTACTCTGCGATagaacacatacactcacacatcaCAGACTGTATGAAGTCAGTCAAACCATAAACATGAACACTCATAACCAGATCTTCTTCAAAG GTGATCCATACTTGGTTCTCTCTACAGACTACAGTAGTTTCTCTCTGGTCTACTCCTGTACAGACTTCCTTATCAATTTCTA CGTCGACTTTGCCTGGATTGTTTCCCGGACACGATCATTGCCAAGTGATGTCATCAGCCGTCTCCATGGTAACCTGGAGGCCATCGGTGTCGACCTCAGATGCCTCACAGTGTCAAACCAGACGGCCTGTGACACTGTGGCCTGA
- the otos gene encoding otospiralin produces MKLLVQLSILFLCLIACKLTDARAFTPEGVPYDEPPAVPYWPYTTSDFWHYVEYFRSIGAYNHINEMARAFYAHQHLGDTLGYETNEGHEH; encoded by the exons ATGAAGTTGCTGGTTCAGCTTAGtattctcttcctctgtctcatcGCCTGTAAGCTCACTG ATGCCAGAGCCTTCACCCCTGAAGGAG ttCCATATGATGAGCCCCCGGCAGTCCCCTACTGGCCCTACACCACCTCAGACTTCTGGCACTACGTAGAGTACTTCAGGTCCATTGGAGCCTACAACCACATCAATGAAATGGCTCGGGCCTTCTATGCTCACCAACACCTGGGAGACACACTGGGATATGAGACCAACGAGGGACATGAAcattga